In Salinibaculum sp. SYNS191, the genomic window GGCGATGCCGTCGTCGGTCAGGTCGACACCCTTGTACTTCTCGTGGCTCGCCAGCCCCTTGGCTTCGAGCTTGCCTATCATCTCGTTGGCGCTGGCGGGGCTCACGTCGAGCGTGTCGGCGATGGCCCCCGTCGACGCCGGGCCGTCCTCCTGCTGCTGGATGAGGTAGATGGCCTTGACGTACTGGTCGGCAGTGTTCATGACGATTCACCCGTGACCTGGTCGTTCCCCGTCATTCCCGTTCCTCCATCAGTTCAGTGACTGCCTCGACGCCGGCCTCCTCGTCGGCGCGAATCTCCCGCAGGACCGTCAGAAGGCGGTCGCGGTCGACGCCGAACTCGGCCTCCGACTGCTCGACGGCCCCGATGAGGTCGTCGTAGAACTTGTACGCCGTCTCCTCGTTGCACAGCTGGTCGTAGAGGACGCCGTCGAAGTCCTGGTCGGCCTCGTACTGCTGTTCTACCAGCGTCTTGACGTCGTCGAAGGGGATGGTTTCGGCCTCCAGCGTCCCGACCAGCTCGTCCAGCCGCTCGCGGTGTGTCGCCGACTCCGCGGCGGCCTCCCGGAGGAACGCCCGGACGCCGTCGTCCAGGTCCGCCACGTTGGCGTGTTTCGCCGCGCGAGCCTCAACGACCTCTTCGAGGACCACGCCAATCTGGAGAAGGCGGGCGAGCTGGTGGTCCGACGCGACCGGCTGCTGGACGCTCACGGCCACCACCGTCGCTGTACCGCTGTCATGTTCGCCTCTCGGGCGGGCGGAACCTTAAAGCCGCTGTCCGGCGGCGGGAGTCTTTATCCCACTGTCAGCCGAACGTACAGTATGACCACGCACGCTCTCGTCGCGATGGACAACTCGGAGATGGCCGAACGGGCCTTGCGGTTCGCCCTCGAACACCACCCCAGCGCCGACGTCACCGCCCTCACCGTCGTCGGCGAACCGTCCTCGATGCTCGGCGGCGCGACGACGCTCGCGCTGGAAGACGACGTGGAGGAGGCCGCCGACGAACTCGCCGCCGCCACCCTCGACAGGGCACGTGCGGTCGCGGCCGAATACGACACCGACATCGAGACGGAGGTCCACGTCGGCCATCCCGCCCGCGTAATTCTCAACAACGCCGACGAGTACGACGTCGTGGTGCTGGGCAGCCATAGCGGGTCGCTGGCCGACCGGCTCTTCGTCGGCAACATCACGGAGAAAATCTTCCGACAATCGCCCGTCCCGGTCACCGTCGTCCGGTAACTCGAGGGTGCGGGACGGTTATTCCCGCAGTCTTGCTGCGATGAGGTCCTGCAGGTCCTCGCGGAGTTCGTCGACCGCGACCTCTTCGAGGACGGGCACGAAGAAGCCCTCCACGAGGAGGTTCTTCGCCACCTCGGGGTCGATGCCGCGCGAGGTCATGTAGAACAGGTCCTCCTCGTCGACCTGTCCGACCGTCGCGGAGTGGCTGGCCTCGGTGTCGTGGTTGTTGATGATGAGCTTCGGCGATGCGTCGGCTTCGCTCTCGTCGGAGAGCATCAGCGTGTTCTCGCGCTGGTAGGAACTGGTGTTCCAGGCGTCGCGGCCGACGTCCTGGACGCCCTCGTAGACCGAGCGGGCGCTGTCCCGGAGGACCCCGCGGGTGACGAGGTCCGCCGTCGTGTTCTCGGCCTCGTGCCAGACGCGGCTGCCCAGATCGAAGTGCTGGTCGTTGTGGCCGAAGAACGCGCCGACGATCTGGGACTCCGAGGAGTCGCCGACCAGGCGCGTCTCGACTGACGTCTTCGTCAGCCGCGAGCCGATGTTCCCTTCGATCCAGTTGACGGTGCCGTAGCGACCGGCGTGGCCGCGCTTGACCGAGAAGTTGTACGTCTCCTCGCTCAGGTTCTGGAGCGCGCCGTACTGGACGTGTGCGTTCTCGCCGGCGACGGCCTCGACGACGCCGCTGTAGTAGCGGCCCTCGTCGACTGGTTTGGCGTCATCGCCGGTGGCCTGCCGTTCGAGGATGGTCACCGACGAGGACTCCTCGGCGACGACCAGCGTGTAGTTGAACAGCGACCGGGAGTTCATCGTCGTCCGAATCTTCACGTCCTCTGCGTCGACGCCCTCGGGGACGTAGACGACGGTGCCGGCGCTGAACAGCGCCGTCGACAGCGCGGTCAGATAGTTCCGCTGCGGGTCGACGACGCTGCCGAAGTGCTCCTCAATCAGGTCGCCGTGCGTGTCCAGTGCCTCGCTCCAGGAGAGGACGTCGACACCCTCGGCGTCGACGCGGTCCTTCTCCTGGGCGTGGTCGAGCGGGTCGACAAGCGTCTCGTAGTCGAGGGCGTCGAGGTTCGTCCACTCGCGACCCGGCGTCTTGATGACGTCGGGCATGTCGAGGTCTTCGAGCGCCGCGAGCGCGTCCTGCCGGGTCTCCAGCAGCCACTCCGGTTCGCCGAGTTCCTCGCTGATCTGCGCTACCTGTTCCGCTGTGAGGTTCGCGTGTACCTGCGTACTCATTGTTGAATTCGAATACTCCACGCGGAGTTATCCGAGACTACCCTCCATCTCCAGTTCGATGAGGCGGTTCAGTTCCACCGCGTACTCGATTGGCAGTTCCTCCGTGATCGGTTCGATGAAGCCGGCGACGATCATCTGCTTGGCGTCGTCGTCGTCCAGGCCGCGGCTCTGGAGGTAGAAGACGTCCTCGTCGCCGATCTTGCCGACGGTCGCCTCGTGGGCGACGTCGACCTTCTGCTCCTGAATCTCCATGTACGGCATCGTGTCCGACGTGGAGTCGTTGTCGAACATCAGGGCGTCACACTCGACGGACGTGGAGGAGTTCTCCGCACCGTCGGCGATGTGGACGAGGCCGCGGTAGTTCGTGCGGCCGCCGTCCTTGCTGATGGACTTGGACTCGATGGTCGATTTCGTGTCGGGCGCGTTGTGGTAGACCTTCGCGCCGGTGTCGATGTTCTGGCCCTCGCCCGCGAACGCGATGGTGATGTGGTTGTCCGTCGCGCCGGGGCCCTTGAGGATGGTCGCGGGGTACAGCATCGTGGCCTTCGAGCCCATGCTGCCGGAGACCCACTCCATCGTCCCGTCTGCCTCGGCGATGGCGCGCTTGGTGTTGAGGTTGTAGGTGTTCTTCGACCAGTTCTGCACCGTGGAGTACTGGACGTGAGCACCTTCGCCGACGAAGACTTCGACGCCGCCGCTGTGGAGGTTGAACGCGGAGTACTTCGGCGCGGAACAGCCCTCGATGTAGTGGACTTCGGAGTTCTCCTCGGCGATGATGAGCGTGTGCTCGAACTGCCCCATCCCCTCGGAGTTCATCCGGAAGTACGCCTGGACGGGCATCTCGACGGTGGTGTCCTCGGGCACGTAGACGAACGAGCCGCCGGACCAGACCGCGCCGTGGAGCGCCGCGAACTTGTTGTCGCTCGGGGGGACGCACTTCGTCATGAAGTGCTCCTTGACGATCTCCTCGTGCTCCTGGACGGCCTTGTCCATGTCACAGAAGATGACGCCCTTCTCCTCCCACTGCTCCTGCATGTTCTGGTAGACGATTTCGGACTCGTACTGCGCGCCGACCCCGGAGAGGGCGTTCTTCTCGGCTTCCGGGATGCCCAGTTTGTCGAAGGTGTCCTGAATCTCCTCGGGGAGGTCCTCCCAGCTGTCAGCGCCGCCGCGGGTCTCGATGTCGGGGCGGATGTACGGGACGATCTGGTCGATGTCGACCTCGGAGAGGTCGGGTGCGCCCGGCCAGCCGTCCGGCATGGGCATCTGCTGGAACTGCTTCAGTGCGCGAAGGCGGCGTTCGAGCATCCATTCGGGCTCGTCCTTGTCCTCGGAGATGACCCGGATGGTCTCCTCCGTCAGGCCCTTGCCCGTCTCGAAGGCGGACTTCTCCTCCTTCTTGAATTCGAAGCGCGCTTCGGTGTCGGTCTCTTTGAGGTGGTCTTGGTCTGAACTCATTGTTGTGTCTCCTGTTTTGTCGGGTTACGCTGCCTCGTAGGCTTCCTCGCGGACCCAGTCGTAGCCCTCGTCCTCGAGCTTCTCGGCGAGTTCCGGACCGCCGCTCTGGGCGATCTGCCCGTCCAGCATCACGTGGACGTGGTCCGGCTCGACGTAGTCGAGGATGCGCTGGTAGTGGGTGATCTGGAGGATGCCAGCGCCCTGCTCGTCGCGCAGCGCGTTGATGCCGTTCGAGACGTCCTGCAGGCGGTCGATGTCCAGCCCGGAGTCGATTTCGTCCAGCACGGCAATCGAGGGCTCCAGAATCGCGGCCTGGAGGACCTCGTTCTGTTTCTTCTCGCCGCCGGAGAAGCCGGCGTTGAGATAGCGGTTGGCGAACTTCTCGTCCATGTCCAGTTGCTCCATCTTCTCCTGGAGAATCTGCTGGAACTCGGCGACGCCGATTTCGCCCTCGTCGGCGGGGCCCTCCATCGGGGAGGTCTCGTAACCCGCGTCCTCCTCTTCGTCGTCCTCGGCCTCGGCTTCGTCCTCGTCCTCGAACAGCTCCTCGCGCTCTTCGAGCTTGGCGTTGAGCGCCGTCCGGAGGAAGTTCACCATCGTCACACCCTCGATCTCCGCGGGGTACTGGAACCCGAGGAAGATGCCGAGCGCGGCGCGCTCGTTCGGTTCGAGGTCGAGCAGGTCCCAGGTCTGCATGTCCTCGGGAATCTCCTCGTCGAACTCGTCGCCGTCGAGGTGCAGCCAGACGTCGCCGCCGGTCACCTCGTAGGCGGGATGGCCGGCGATTATCTTCGCGAGCGTCGACTTCCCGCTGCCGTTCGGTCCCATCAGCGCGTGGATCTCGTCGCTCCGTACCTCCAGGTCGACGCCACGGAGGATTGTTTCGCCGCCGTCCTCTGCGACTTCCGCGTGCAGATTGTCGATTTCGAGTGTAGCCATGGTAGTCTTAGGTCAACCGAAAACAGGGTCGACTCACCCATAATGCTTTCGCATTCTCATGTCCAAGGTTTCCGGTCTGCGAAATATATTTTCTGAGTCGAAAAAGATGGACCCCGTACGGGGGCCCTGGCGGCTCACATGTACTGCCCGAGGCCGGTCTGCTCCTGTCCGGATTTGACCTCCTCCCAGGAGATGCCCAGCGCCTCGATGATGCGCTCGATGGGACCCTTCAGCGTCTTGTCCAGCATCTTGTCCCAGTCTATCTCGAACCCGTCAGGAACCTGGTCGTCGTACTCGAAGCAGATGACGTCCGGGTTGCGCTTGAACTCGCCGTACAGCGGGTCCTCCGAGGGGTCCAGCCCCTGCTCTCTCTCCACCTGCTCGAAGAAGTCCGGATGGACCTTCTCCAGGTACAGACGCTTGGGTTTGGACCCGCGCTGGAAGTTCGTCCCCAGCAGGAGGTTGGCGTACTTCGCGCCGCGCACCTGCGCGGTGTCGGTATCGTAGTTGTCCAGTTTCTTCCCGATGCCGCCCGGGATGCCCACCTCGGACAGCGAGACGTTGCCCGCGCGGAAGTCCTCGATGACGTCGTGGAGGTACGACTTCACGTCCTCGGTGTCTTCGCCCATCACGATTTTGTCGATGACCTCCTTCTGGACCTCCTTGGTGATGGGTGCGATGTCCGAGCGCTGGTACTCGAAGCCCGTGATGTCGATGTCGTCGACGTCCTTGCCCTCCTTCCAGACGATGTGGCCTGCGTAGCGCTTCTTCTTGCCCGCCTGGAAAAAGCGCCGGTAGAGTTTCTCGAACTCGATCTCGAAGCGGTGGAACTCCGCGTTCAACTGTTCGAGCGCGAATTCGTCGTACGAGGCGTTGATGACCTCCTCCAGTTCGAATCCCTTCTGAATCGTCGCGGCGATAGTCAACAGTTCGTCGTCGCCCATCTCCGGGTGCTTCTCGCGCATCTCGTCGGTGACCTCGACGTCAGCCTCGACGTCGTCGGGGCCGATATCTCCGACTTCTAACATAACCGAGTCGGTGTTGTGGAGAACGATACCGCCAACCCCATCCACGAAGTTCTCGTTCTCTTCGACGCTCAGGTCGTAGACGTATCCGTCGTGGTCGACTTCGGTCAGGACGGGTTCGCGACCTGACCGATAGAAATCACACGTCCGGATAGTGTAGGAATCCTTCGAGTCACGGTATTTCAGCGAGTGTTTCTCATCGCGCTGGGTGAGCAGTGTCGAGAGCCCAGCGGCCAGGTCACGGCTCGTGGTTTCGAAGTCGAAGTTTCGCTCCGCGTAGTCCTCACTGTAGCGGGGGAACTCCCTGGAACCGTCGCCCTCGACAAGCACATCGATAAACAGCGACTGCTGTTCATCCGAAAGGTGATAGACGAACGATGGGATTCGCTTTCTGCGTGAGGTCTGGCCTGCAAACTCACGGAAGAAAACGGCCGCGAGTTCGTTCATCATCTGCAATTTGAACGTACTGTCGTCGTACGTCACTGACGAGTGTCCGTCAGCAGTATCATACGCAATTTCACGTTCACCGCCAGCGTCACTGGCGACGATGCTGGCAGTAGTGTCCTCGAACAGCCGGTGGTAATCGTCCTGTAGTTGTTCGAGCCAGCGACGCCGCAATTCGGCGATACTCGCTCCATATCTGCTCTCGGTCGTTTCTTCCGTCGACGCGCTCCCCTCCGACACGTACGCCGCGAGCAGTCGGACGAACGACTCTCCTTCGTCGCTGGTGAGGTCGATGTGGCGTTTGACTTTGACCGTCTTGTCGAGGGCGTCGTGGTGTTCGTGACCGAACCAGACCCACTCACCGTCTGTGTGGACGCGCTTGACTTTGGTCTCGGCGTTTTCTGTGCCGACACTACGACCGTCCTCGTACGAACGCGTGTACCCCCGCAGTTGTTCGTATACGTCTATCGACTGCTTCGTCTCGACCTCCGGCAATTCTGGAACGCGCAGTGGTTCGTCCACGTCCGCTGGCGGCTTTTCGGTCAGCCCGTCCCCGTCGTCAACGACGTACGAGTGGTCTCTGGTCGTCGTCGACTCGCCGAACTTGTGCTGGAGGTTGACGACTGGCTTGTCCGTTTTGTGCCGGATTACCTGCGTTATCGGCCGCCACTCCGGACTCCCGTCTTCGTTCACCGAAAGCGCTTCCCAGCCGCTAAGTGGGCGACGGTCTTTGGGAGATGTTGACGTCGCAGTGCCACCATCGACAGCGAGTTGGGCCTCCTGTTCGGGGCCTGCTCGCGCGAACAGGTCTTCGATAGGCACGATTCGGACCGTCCCGTCTTCGTCTCGGACGACAACCGGTCTGTCACCGGTTACACTATCTCCGTAAACCACTTCGTACCCCTCCCGTTCGACGACTTCGTCGGTGTACTCGATGACCTCGCGTCCGGTGGCAGTCACGGCCGCACCCATCTCCTTGTCGTAGAGGCGGAAGCGGTCCCATCCCAACACTCCGTAAAGGCTATTCATAATCACCTTGACAGCTGCTTGCTGCCGGTCGTACTGCTCGTATTCCGGCTCTTTGGGGTCGTAATCGTTCCGTAGGGATTTCTTCTCCTCTCTTTCTGTCAGAAGCTCGTCAACCATCTCCCGGATGACGCCGTCCGGTTTCTTCCGGAAGTGCGTCCCGTTGGGCGCGCGGTAGGTCTCGCCATCGTAGGACTCGGGGTCGACCTTCGTCTCCGGCGACGCGTTGGTCGTGACCATGCACATCGGGTATAGCGACTGCCCGACCCACTGGTAGTGACCGTTGCGGCCGGCCAACACCACGTGGTTGTCTTCGGCAGTGATACAGTGAACTGTCTCATCGTGGTCTTCGACAGTCGCGTTCGTCGACTTGTTGAAGGACCCTCGCTTCCCGACCGAGACGTACCACGTTCCATCCGATTGCTTGGAGACAGTGGGCTTGTGACCGCACCTGACTGCAATGTTCAGGATGTCGTCCTTGAGACGGTCGCTCTTCGTCCAGAATTTTCCGAGACCAGATGCAGTACGGCTCCCATCGCCCCGAATCATCGTATTCAACAGGACGGTCAGTAGTTCACCGTCGAGTTTGAACACCCCCTCTGGCAGGTGTTTCTCTGCGTAGCCAGTACCGCAGTTGTCCTCCAACCATTCGACGAGATACTGATTGGAGATATTGCAGCCACGCTCGTCGGTGTTGTAATTGAGCCCCATCCGGTCAAGGAGGTCAGAGATTGCTTCCCGACCTGCTTCGTCACTCTGGTGGAGGGTGACCCGCCCGTTGGCCCAGTCGATACTTCCCTCCGTGACGAACCAACCGAGGAATTCGAGCCAATTTGCCATATCGAACGAGAGTGGGGTTTCCCTGTGCTGAGGACCGTACTTCAGGAATACCCCGTCAGCGTGCTCTCGAACGACCGCTCGGTGTTCGCGGTACAGCTCGATAGGGACGAGATACTTCCCAACAGTCTTCTGAATGCCCATCGCCGCAGACGAGCCGTGAACGAGGTCGAGTGAGTCCTGAACCGCATCCGGCATCCGATTCCGGAACCATCTCAGATCCTTCTCACAGTAAACGACTGCGTGTCCACTGTCCACCTCGTCGACGAGTTCGAACGTCTCCGGTGTTCGACCGCGCACCGACTTGTGTTGGGGGAATGCATAGCGTTCACTCTCTCTCAAATCTCGATACTCCACGAAATCGAAATCAGCCGGCGTCTGTTCGTCCCAGCCTCGCTCTTTCGAAACGAGAAAACGGTGGTTCTCGGTAACTTTGAAATCGTGGGTGTTCCCGCTAAGGTGGTGTAGCTCACCGAATTTGTTCTCGTACTCGTGCGTCTGGGCTACCGGTTTCACTTCACATTCGAACGTGTCCGGATTTAGCGTATAGACTGGGTCACCGACTTCCAAGTCAGTTATATTCTCTGGACCATCCGGTGTCAGAACGTCGGTGTCCCTGCTGAAACACTTCAGGTCCAGCACGCTGACGTTCTCGCGCACGCCCGTGATGGGGTCGAAGACAGCGCCGCCCTCGTAGTCCTCGCTCTCCTGCTGGCCCTTCGAGGGGAGCGCGTAGTTGCCGTGGAGCTTGTGCAGGACGTACATGTCGACGGCGTCGCCGGGCGTGGTGGCGTCTTCGAGTTTGCAGCCGACGAACTGGCGGACCTCGTCCCAGAAGTCGACAATGTCCTGCTCGCGGTCGAGCTGGACGCACAGTTCAACGTCGCGGAGGTTGTACTCCAGCAGGCGCTCGGGGTCCTGTTCCCAGAGGTCGCCGATGTCGCCGGTGTACCGTTCCTTGCCGACGCCGAGTTCCTGTTCGCCGACGGCGTCCAGCCGGTAGGAGTCGAGTTCGGTGAACTGCGTGCGCTGGTAGGCGTACAGGAGGTCGAAGACGACCCGGCCCTTGATATCGGGACCCTGCCAGTCGCTGCGCCAGACCTCGTTCACGCGGGAGAGGCGGTCGATGTCGAGGTCGTGGTCGGTGTCGCCGTCGAGTTCTTCCAGCCGGTCGAGCAGGTAGGGCGCGTCGAAGTCCGTGAAGTTCCAGCCCGTCAGCACGTCGGGGTCGGTGTCCTCGACGTACCCGATGAAGGCGTCGAGCATCGCCTCCTCGGTGTCGAACCGGCGCACGTCCGCCTCGAAGTCGGGACCGATCGGGTCGTACCCTTCCAGCGCCTCGGGGCCGTCGACGCCCGCCGGGGCCTCGTAGAGCCAGACGACGTACTCCTCGCGGGTGGAGTCGTGGGAGGTGAGACAGATGATGGGTTCCTCGCCGTCCTCGGGGAAGCCCGAGCGGTCGTCCACCTCGATGTCGAAGGTGTTGACCCGCGGGCTGGCGTCGACGGGCGTCGGCTCCACCTCGTCGTGGTGGACCCGGAGTGTCGTGCGGTCGGCGTCGTCGTCGACGTGGCGGGCCGGGACGCGGACGCCGCTGGTGATGTCCTTGTCGATGAGAAAGCGGTTGGGAAAGAGGATGTCCGCCTCGTAGTGGTCGAACTCGTCGCGAATCT contains:
- a CDS encoding ferritin-like domain-containing protein — its product is MSVQQPVASDHQLARLLQIGVVLEEVVEARAAKHANVADLDDGVRAFLREAAAESATHRERLDELVGTLEAETIPFDDVKTLVEQQYEADQDFDGVLYDQLCNEETAYKFYDDLIGAVEQSEAEFGVDRDRLLTVLREIRADEEAGVEAVTELMEERE
- a CDS encoding universal stress protein, with the translated sequence MTTHALVAMDNSEMAERALRFALEHHPSADVTALTVVGEPSSMLGGATTLALEDDVEEAADELAAATLDRARAVAAEYDTDIETEVHVGHPARVILNNADEYDVVVLGSHSGSLADRLFVGNITEKIFRQSPVPVTVVR
- the sufD gene encoding Fe-S cluster assembly protein SufD, translated to MSTQVHANLTAEQVAQISEELGEPEWLLETRQDALAALEDLDMPDVIKTPGREWTNLDALDYETLVDPLDHAQEKDRVDAEGVDVLSWSEALDTHGDLIEEHFGSVVDPQRNYLTALSTALFSAGTVVYVPEGVDAEDVKIRTTMNSRSLFNYTLVVAEESSSVTILERQATGDDAKPVDEGRYYSGVVEAVAGENAHVQYGALQNLSEETYNFSVKRGHAGRYGTVNWIEGNIGSRLTKTSVETRLVGDSSESQIVGAFFGHNDQHFDLGSRVWHEAENTTADLVTRGVLRDSARSVYEGVQDVGRDAWNTSSYQRENTLMLSDESEADASPKLIINNHDTEASHSATVGQVDEEDLFYMTSRGIDPEVAKNLLVEGFFVPVLEEVAVDELREDLQDLIAARLRE
- the sufB gene encoding Fe-S cluster assembly protein SufB, whose protein sequence is MSSDQDHLKETDTEARFEFKKEEKSAFETGKGLTEETIRVISEDKDEPEWMLERRLRALKQFQQMPMPDGWPGAPDLSEVDIDQIVPYIRPDIETRGGADSWEDLPEEIQDTFDKLGIPEAEKNALSGVGAQYESEIVYQNMQEQWEEKGVIFCDMDKAVQEHEEIVKEHFMTKCVPPSDNKFAALHGAVWSGGSFVYVPEDTTVEMPVQAYFRMNSEGMGQFEHTLIIAEENSEVHYIEGCSAPKYSAFNLHSGGVEVFVGEGAHVQYSTVQNWSKNTYNLNTKRAIAEADGTMEWVSGSMGSKATMLYPATILKGPGATDNHITIAFAGEGQNIDTGAKVYHNAPDTKSTIESKSISKDGGRTNYRGLVHIADGAENSSTSVECDALMFDNDSTSDTMPYMEIQEQKVDVAHEATVGKIGDEDVFYLQSRGLDDDDAKQMIVAGFIEPITEELPIEYAVELNRLIELEMEGSLG
- a CDS encoding ABC transporter ATP-binding protein, encoding MATLEIDNLHAEVAEDGGETILRGVDLEVRSDEIHALMGPNGSGKSTLAKIIAGHPAYEVTGGDVWLHLDGDEFDEEIPEDMQTWDLLDLEPNERAALGIFLGFQYPAEIEGVTMVNFLRTALNAKLEEREELFEDEDEAEAEDDEEEDAGYETSPMEGPADEGEIGVAEFQQILQEKMEQLDMDEKFANRYLNAGFSGGEKKQNEVLQAAILEPSIAVLDEIDSGLDIDRLQDVSNGINALRDEQGAGILQITHYQRILDYVEPDHVHVMLDGQIAQSGGPELAEKLEDEGYDWVREEAYEAA
- a CDS encoding DNA polymerase domain-containing protein, producing MGQFELGDFEDGEPERRPADEAAAVAGNGGSDAVHVDPSDQLFPETEETVEMAVTQIDYTVEGYGDDEYPIIHVFGRTADQSLVHARVHDFKPYFYAPAENVTEGRLREYDRLTGWEETGDDGEPYESIRGEQLVKIFGQTPRDVGQIRDEFDHYEADILFPNRFLIDKDITSGVRVPARHVDDDADRTTLRVHHDEVEPTPVDASPRVNTFDIEVDDRSGFPEDGEEPIICLTSHDSTREEYVVWLYEAPAGVDGPEALEGYDPIGPDFEADVRRFDTEEAMLDAFIGYVEDTDPDVLTGWNFTDFDAPYLLDRLEELDGDTDHDLDIDRLSRVNEVWRSDWQGPDIKGRVVFDLLYAYQRTQFTELDSYRLDAVGEQELGVGKERYTGDIGDLWEQDPERLLEYNLRDVELCVQLDREQDIVDFWDEVRQFVGCKLEDATTPGDAVDMYVLHKLHGNYALPSKGQQESEDYEGGAVFDPITGVRENVSVLDLKCFSRDTDVLTPDGPENITDLEVGDPVYTLNPDTFECEVKPVAQTHEYENKFGELHHLSGNTHDFKVTENHRFLVSKERGWDEQTPADFDFVEYRDLRESERYAFPQHKSVRGRTPETFELVDEVDSGHAVVYCEKDLRWFRNRMPDAVQDSLDLVHGSSAAMGIQKTVGKYLVPIELYREHRAVVREHADGVFLKYGPQHRETPLSFDMANWLEFLGWFVTEGSIDWANGRVTLHQSDEAGREAISDLLDRMGLNYNTDERGCNISNQYLVEWLEDNCGTGYAEKHLPEGVFKLDGELLTVLLNTMIRGDGSRTASGLGKFWTKSDRLKDDILNIAVRCGHKPTVSKQSDGTWYVSVGKRGSFNKSTNATVEDHDETVHCITAEDNHVVLAGRNGHYQWVGQSLYPMCMVTTNASPETKVDPESYDGETYRAPNGTHFRKKPDGVIREMVDELLTEREEKKSLRNDYDPKEPEYEQYDRQQAAVKVIMNSLYGVLGWDRFRLYDKEMGAAVTATGREVIEYTDEVVEREGYEVVYGDSVTGDRPVVVRDEDGTVRIVPIEDLFARAGPEQEAQLAVDGGTATSTSPKDRRPLSGWEALSVNEDGSPEWRPITQVIRHKTDKPVVNLQHKFGESTTTRDHSYVVDDGDGLTEKPPADVDEPLRVPELPEVETKQSIDVYEQLRGYTRSYEDGRSVGTENAETKVKRVHTDGEWVWFGHEHHDALDKTVKVKRHIDLTSDEGESFVRLLAAYVSEGSASTEETTESRYGASIAELRRRWLEQLQDDYHRLFEDTTASIVASDAGGEREIAYDTADGHSSVTYDDSTFKLQMMNELAAVFFREFAGQTSRRKRIPSFVYHLSDEQQSLFIDVLVEGDGSREFPRYSEDYAERNFDFETTSRDLAAGLSTLLTQRDEKHSLKYRDSKDSYTIRTCDFYRSGREPVLTEVDHDGYVYDLSVEENENFVDGVGGIVLHNTDSVMLEVGDIGPDDVEADVEVTDEMREKHPEMGDDELLTIAATIQKGFELEEVINASYDEFALEQLNAEFHRFEIEFEKLYRRFFQAGKKKRYAGHIVWKEGKDVDDIDITGFEYQRSDIAPITKEVQKEVIDKIVMGEDTEDVKSYLHDVIEDFRAGNVSLSEVGIPGGIGKKLDNYDTDTAQVRGAKYANLLLGTNFQRGSKPKRLYLEKVHPDFFEQVEREQGLDPSEDPLYGEFKRNPDVICFEYDDQVPDGFEIDWDKMLDKTLKGPIERIIEALGISWEEVKSGQEQTGLGQYM